A genome region from Vanessa cardui chromosome 24, ilVanCard2.1, whole genome shotgun sequence includes the following:
- the LOC124540046 gene encoding transmembrane protein 14C, which translates to MGLDIIGFAYAATVAAGGVMGYAKAGSIPSLGAGLIFGSILGVGAYQLSQDPSNYTLMLGTTTSLGGLMGYRYYNSRKFMPAGLMFVLSVGMFAKLLVKNVTASPMAVKSN; encoded by the exons atgggtCTAGACATTATAGGTTTCGCTTATGCAGCTACCGTTGCCGCCGGTGGCGTTATGGGATATGCGAAAGCAG GATCTATACCGTCACTCGGGGCTGGGCTTATTTTTGGATCTATTTTAG GTGTGGGTGCTTATCAGCTTAGCCAGGATCCTTCAAATTACACTCTGATGTTGGGGACGACTACATCTCTAGGAGGTCTCATGGGCTATAG GTATTATAACAGCAGAAAGTTCATGCCAGCAGGTCTCATGTTCGTCTTATCAGTGGGAATGTTTGCGAAGCTGCTAGTTAAAAATGTCACCGCCTCTCCAATGGCGGTGAagtctaattaa